The Epinephelus lanceolatus isolate andai-2023 chromosome 17, ASM4190304v1, whole genome shotgun sequence region ttaaaaaatgaatctgTATCTGTTTCTAGGAGTGCATCAAAATACACACAATGATAGACCATCAAGCTGACGGGAAATGTGATTATGTCTGTAAATATCAAAACATTTAGGATGAATTGTGACAAAATTCAAGTGTAGCTAACCATGTAGCTCAGGGCATGTCAGTTTTAGTCCATTAAAAATAGCTGGTTTTTGcgactgacaggctcagattactggaaaggatccctacggTGATAAAACTTTTTGTATAAGACTAagatctttttttgtttaaccagaaacagcgcCAAAATCAcaatcaccaaacccaccagactccatttaaataaatggtaattttatcatcatgaaACACAATTCATTCAAAGTGGactgaaataaagtaaaactcACAAACTCCATCTTGGTTcatccaacaatcaccaactctggtttggtatAATTAGGCCCTTAATTCACTCAATTAAAAATATGCTGACTCTTTATAtgtttaaattactgtttatttaaatggagtgtgGTGAAATTGGCAGTGGTGACTCCAGGGCTGTTTCTAGGTAAACCAAAAGGATCTCACTCttacaaaaaggtctatctacgtagggatcctttccattatGTTGACATATACTGAGAATATCAATCTCAGCCATTcagcaaaacaagcactttcagtggacTCAAAGTGATGGTGCTCAGTTTCCCACAGAGATTagattgcagcctgttttgctgctgctgtctgtagtgctctcactcaatactgaactgatttcaaaaattgttgttgccattagtcatttagacacaaaaatgtggGAAAATAAGGTTGAAGTTTATGAACAACCAAACTGACCCTTTAACAACTTACCTTGCTGCAGTAATGTAGAAGTACACTCCAAGGTGTTCCAGTACACTGAGTGTGGTTACAGGTGTACCAGAGCAACAAACTTGTAAATCTCAACCTGAAGATGTCGGTGAAATACAACTTCTCAATGTGGTATTAAGAGGctttttaaagtgctttataaatagcTGCATGGATGCCCTTACCACACCTTAAAGTAATTACCTGTTCCTCGGTACACTGTCCAACTTTCCACCAAATATAACTGAAAGTAATTTTTGAGATATCTTGCcaacaggaaaacaaacagacatataGGATTTAACACAACCCTGTGGTAAACGTAATATCAGGCAGGGTCCCGAGGATGATGAATGTGAACTatcatatttgggtttgaccCTGGGAGGAACAGCACATTCAGTGCCTGTTTCAAGAGCCTTTTAAATAAATTCACAGTTCTTTCTAGTTGTAAAGAGCCCCTTTAAGTTATGAAACAATGAAGCAGAGAATTAGTGGTGTGTTTTCTCAGGTTTAGAACACTCTAGAGAAGAACACTATCGACTTATACACCATAAGAAAAGCACATTTCCCAAATGTTGGACTGCTACTTCAAGTGATGTACACAGCCCTCTTGGTAGTGAGATCTAACCATTTATTGTTGCTGCATTTTACCATCCACAGCCCACCAACCATATGAACAGCTCTCTTACATCTCTCTACCGGAAGGGACAGCCTGACTCCAACACGTCGTCACCCAGGAGAGATCAGTCTGCTGCCAGCGTTCCTCCCAGCGCAGCCAGCCTCCCTCCCAGCGCAGGGACACTGGTTTCCACAGGAGGCTGGTTCATTGATAGAGGCAGAGGCCCTGAGAAGAGCAACATCTTCATCGACCTGTGTGAAGAGGAGCCAACGAATACAGCAACAAATGTACGTTCCAGTGGAGGGCATGTCTGTGTACTAAAAGACACAGGACAGTTAAGATGCTGACATTTAGCTAAGTAGGTAATAACATCTAAGTCTTAACAGATGCGAGTTGTTTTGTCACAAGGGAGTAAGCTGTGAGGATGGAATACTGCCTGTTAGATCCCAACCTATAATAGATTTTTGTGGCTGATTcggatatttaaaaaacaaaaaatccaataaCAATATTTGTTTagcataaaaacacaacataaataaacattttggcCAGTATCCCCTGCAAACTGATATTTCTTTGTGTCCCCAGCAGACTGATGTATCCATGCTGGAGCCTGAGAAATATcccaaaaagacaaagaaaaggacaaAGGGCTCTGCTGAAACTACAGAGTCTCGCACCCTGAATAAAAAAGGTACCACCTGTCAGAATCTTATCCTTGTATTGAACACCACAATGGTAATTCATATTGAGCTCATCAATCATTACCTGTGGGGCTCCAATCTACAGTAACTTTCATAATTgattatttgttattttgtttattgtgtaatgtttattaatgttatcAAATTGATGATTGTGTCATCGATTCATTAGCAAAAATGACAGATACTAATAACATACCTCAGTCCACTGTGATGGCAGCTGTattctaaatattttttttctgtataaaTGATTTTTCAGCAAAGTCAAAGTCACTAGAGCTGCAGTATCCCACACTGAAGTTTGAAGATGTAGGAGGTAATGAAGAGACGTTGACGGTCAGTACCTCTAAATTTGctgctttgttttactgtttaaatGTTCATCTGTCGTAAAATGGGGTTGGCTGCAGTAACCAAACTCACTGTTTTTCAGTCTTACATAGACGAGTGTTTGTTATATTATCCATTTGTATGGTAGTTTTCACTTGCACTTACTTGACTTTGTTGCAGGACGTGTGTAAGCTACTGATCCACATGCGACACCCAGAGGTGTACCAGCAGCTGGGAATGGTTCCTCCAAGGGGCTTTCTCCTCCATGGACCTCCTGGCTGTGGAAAGACCCTGCTGGCCCAGGCTGTGGCCGGGGTGAGTACTAAACAACACCAGGGCTGAAGAAGCATCCGCGTCTACAAAGGATGTTCATATCCTTCAAATCCTAGATCTCAGATTGCAACACATCCAAAAAACCAAGTTTATTGAGCTCATCAAGAAGACACATCTTCTCCACAAACTGCAGGATGTGGCTACATTACATGTCTGTGAGCCATACTGGCTGGCTATTATTGGTTTTATTACATTGTTGTGGTATATCTGTAATATAAAGAGCTGGGGTACTACGCAGTTAGCATTAGGTCAAATGAATTCCCTAACTTGTGTTATGTGCTTCACTAAACTGAGACTTAATCGCTTAAAGTCAGATTTTGGTTGCAAGAGTTTTGTCTTCTTGAAACAGCTTTGTAGTTTTGGTCGACACATTAAACACTTAAACTGCTGCTCTTTaagctgttgtttgtgtgcttgtgaaataaaatgatgcgatttatttatttatttattttcttttttccttcaggAGCTGGAGCTGCCCATGCTGAAGGTGTCTGCTCCGGAGCTGGTGTCAGGAGTGTCTGGAGAGTCTGAACAGAAGCTCAGAGAGCTGTTTGACCTGGCTGTGGTTAGTAATGgacttttttatgcctctgcgcctGAGATGGCcctggctggaggcattatgtttttgggttgtctgtcagtccatccatctgtccgtcccatccttgtgaacaggatatctcaagaacacctcatgagaatttcttcaaatttggcacaaaagtctacttggactcaacgatgaactgattagatttggtgatcaaaggtcaagatcagtgtgaccttgcatccgtctcatcCGTGTAAAGATGATATCCCAGGAACACCTTAAggacatttctttaaatttgacaaaaacatacatttaaacgtcaactgaagaataaactgattagaattttgtggtcaaaggtcaaggtcactgtgagcttacaaaatatgcttttggccataactcattctgtgctaattatgacaaagcttcacacaaatatttaataggataaaatgatgaattaatgacatttcatatccaaaaggtcaaaggttaacttcactgtgacatcataatgttctgcacgAAAGACTTTTCTGGCCATAAtttaatgtcatatctcaggaacagaaggggaagacatttggtcagatacttaatTGGTGAGGCTAATCTTGGATGTCCACCTTGAAGCTGTGCTGTTTGTAtcgatcttctgtgctgctggggggcaGTGgctgtgaagcatccatgtttcacagctttaattttagtttaaaatCAATGTGGAGGAAGAATAGTAAGCACATGTGACCATATGCCCAAGTGATGTTCCTCTCGTACTGCTGACACAGTGTAACTGGTAATTGAGATGTATGACATATATACTATGTCTTAATCTCTTTCTTTCCCCCTGCAGAGCTCTGCCCCGTGTATCCTGTTCATAGATGAGATAGATGCCATCACGCCCAAGAGAGAGGTTGCTTCTAAAGACATGGAGAGGAGGATTGTAGCCCAGCTGTTAACCTGCATGGACGGTAGGAAACTCTGCCTACAGAGTGATGTGATTGGCCTAAGGAAATGTCATACTTACTGAAACAAGCAGAGTCATGATAAAGTCAAGGCGATGTTTCAGCTGTTGAGTAACTGTCACCAGGCAATGACCAGTCAAAAGAGGACCTATTAATGGACCAAGTGGAGCACTACTTACTGTTGAGTTGTGCAGTATGCATGGATATGAACTTTATAAAGTTGATGAAAAGTTGAATGTGACACGTGACCTGACAGAGACCCTTCCACACAATCACAATCAGTCACAGTCACATAAGTTCCTGTCCTGCTGTACTTGAATTTACTTCATTTTGATTATTACAGCGTTTGGGAAGCTACTTTAAAAGCATAGCTTTGCAAGCTACAAATTACTTCACACAATGTAAGAAGTTGAATTACAGCAAAACTATTTTAGGGAGAAATCTGTTTTAACTAAAGCTACTTAGCAAGAAGGAGTTCAGTCTACAGTTTTGGAAAAAGGATCAAATTGTCAATCTACATGAGAcatgaaattattaaaaaatgcaagacaAATGTCACATGCCAGAAAAAAGTGTCACTCAGTTTAGTTTATTGCAGTAAGTGCCCACTTGTTTGCAGGTTATACATAAACCAAATAAATAAGAGTCCCTACTATTAATGGGAAAGTGCAGGAATGTCTGCTTTGGTTTTGTTTACAATGTCCATCAGTCAGACACCTGGCTTATATAGGAAGTGATGTCAGTACTTAGAAAGTCAGAAGAAAGATACCTGATGTGAGCATCCCATTACTGGACTTCCACGTGTGAAATGACATTTAACTGGTGCTTGCCTCCTGACAGATTTGAACAGTTTGACAGTGATGGCTCAGGTCCTGGTCATCGGTGCCACTAACAGGCCGGACTCCCTAGACCCGGCCCTCCGCAGAGCGGGACGCTTTGACAGAGAAATCTGCCTGGGTATCCCTGATGAAGCAGCtcgtctcaggtcagctgtgcATGATTATAGAGGAATGAGAATCTTCACGATGATGTTAAATATTGTAGTCGTGATAaagatgatttttaaaaaatactacTAGTTTTTGGGCTTTACTTGCTGAAATTGTCATAGCTACATATATGGATCCCATATATGGATTTCCTCCCACCTTTGATGTCTAGCTCTTCTAGCTGGGGAACGTTTCTAGTttctaatatttcatttttatgtagTATGACTTTGTCTTTTGATCTCCTTGATATGCATCCAAGTCATGCAGTAGATTCTTCCTTCTTTGAAGCAATCACAAGGATATTTGCACGTTGTTAGGATTTAGGCAGTTGCCAGCTGATCACAGTCTGACATCTGTTGATACTGTCACAGTTTAAAACAGAATGCTTTGTGCTTTGTCAGGATCTTGAAGACATTGTGTCGAAAGCTCAAGCTGCCGGAAGACTTTGACTACCAGCAGCTGGCCCGGCTCACCCCAGGCTACGTGGGCGCAGATCTCATGGCTCTGTGCCGAGAAGCTGCCATGAGTGCTGTCAACAGGGTTCTGCTGGAATTAAGAGGACAGAGCCAGAGCTCTAGTACAGAGCTATTAACAAACAGTGTTCAGACTGAGACTGTTATGATGGAGGGAGAGGTCAGAGAGCAGCAGCCAACAGATATAAACCCAGAACCTCAGGAAGAGTCGGGGCAGAATCACGTGGAGGTATGAGGAGCACCAGCAATACATCTCACTAATTCTACCCAATGTGACTATGTACAAGATGGCAAATGACAACTGTCATAGCATGATGTGTGTTCTTCTGAGCCTCATCTCAGAAAAACTCATTTTCTATCAACTGTAGTGAACAACAGTGTCATCttgcagctggaaaaacaactACTATTGGATGTCTACCAAGATGGGAACGTAAAATCTGTGTTaaaatgagtttttttaaaaaaaaaactaatctttttttgttgaaacaaaaaaatacccAAAATAAGGACTTTTGCATATGAGTTACAGAAATATTCACATGTGGAACTGAAGAGTTGGACCTATCATTGATCATACATGATTAAGTAGGTTTGATGCTCTGTTGTTTTCCAAACATTAGTGAACTTTTAATCCCATCAGAAAATATGAATAATGTAGTGTCACTACCTGGTTATCAGTTTGAGAGTGACAGCAATtgccttttctgtgtttttaatttttggggtGGGGCCTTGAAATCACATAAGCAGGGTTTTATTTCCCGCTTCTCTGTGTTATTCTAATGAGCTGTGTTCTGTATCCAGCAGGGGGAGCTGTGGCACCTGCTGCAACTGCTGAAGAACACGGAGACGCTGTCAGAGGAAGAGCTGGCCGGCCTGTCCATCCTCATGTCAGACTTCAAGGCCTCTCTAGCCAGTGTCCAGCCCTCAGCCAAGAGGGAGGGCTTCGCCACCGTGCCAGATGTCACGTGGGAGGACGTGGGAGCCCTGCAGGACATCAGAGAGGATCTCACCATGGCCATACTGGTAAACACATCAGGCTTCTTCAGGTTTAACATCCATGATCCAGACTAGGGCCCAAACCGAACAGACCAAAAAtcatatctcagtatttttAGGCTGAATAGCATTACAAAGTATATATCTTGTTATTTTCTAAGTACAGGACTAAATGTTCAGTTGTAGGTCAAAGCCACATGTGACATTTCATAAGcacttaaattaaaacagactatgatcaaaaataaaatgcagaaaaagCGTTTCCTCCcatttgaaaatatacagctgcaaaacatggaaatgaaaaaatatgcaaaataaatagcagggctgtTTGTTAGCAGAGGTTGAAAGTTTAGTTGCACAGGCTACAAAATTATTGCACAGTTATAAAAGTAAGTAGGTGTAATTTAGTTCAAATCTGTCAAATTCTGTGTTGGAGGagttaaaaaaatcatttactctAACCTTTCAAATGAGTACAGATTTAACAATGAACAAGTGAAATGAATGCGA contains the following coding sequences:
- the nvl gene encoding nuclear valosin-containing protein-like isoform X1 codes for the protein MKNRGGGYVDGRLRQRVEQYLSTCTSQYVDLSAMALELQKQYRMEYGRRNKTAFRIQVERVYEAITKESGLNDLESKHLAKRAKHSHNDTGEGSSSSNSEESSDSDDQILENTPTNHMNSSLTSLYRKGQPDSNTSSPRRDQSAASVPPSAASLPPSAGTLVSTGGWFIDRGRGPEKSNIFIDLCEEEPTNTATNQTDVSMLEPEKYPKKTKKRTKGSAETTESRTLNKKAKSKSLELQYPTLKFEDVGGNEETLTDVCKLLIHMRHPEVYQQLGMVPPRGFLLHGPPGCGKTLLAQAVAGELELPMLKVSAPELVSGVSGESEQKLRELFDLAVSSAPCILFIDEIDAITPKREVASKDMERRIVAQLLTCMDDLNSLTVMAQVLVIGATNRPDSLDPALRRAGRFDREICLGIPDEAARLRILKTLCRKLKLPEDFDYQQLARLTPGYVGADLMALCREAAMSAVNRVLLELRGQSQSSSTELLTNSVQTETVMMEGEVREQQPTDINPEPQEESGQNHVEQGELWHLLQLLKNTETLSEEELAGLSILMSDFKASLASVQPSAKREGFATVPDVTWEDVGALQDIREDLTMAILAPVRSPEQFKALGLSAPSGVLLAGPPGCGKTLLAKAVANESGLNFISVKGPELLNMYVGESERAVRQVFQRGRNSAPCVIFFDEVDALCPRRSGHESGASVRVVNQLLTEMDGLETRRQVFIMAATNRPDIIDPAILRPGRLDKTLYVGLPPPADRHAILLTITKGGTRPQLEQDVCLKEIAFDERCDCFTGADLTALVREASVNALRAYMKSQHSSASSPGHSFSSGSVTDIKVSKHNFDDAFKKVRPSVSKKVRKCKEHSECGVTCQT
- the nvl gene encoding nuclear valosin-containing protein-like isoform X3, translated to MKNRGGGYVDGRLRQRVEQYLSTCTSQYVDLSAMALELQKQYRMEYGRRNKTAFRIQVERVYEAITKESGLNDLESKHLAKRAKHSHNDTGEGSSSSNSEESSDSDDQILENTPTNHMNSSLTSLYRKGQPDSNTSSPRRDQSAASVPPSAASLPPSAGTLVSTGGWFIDRGRGPEKSNIFIDLCEEEPTNTATNQTDVSMLEPEKYPKKTKKRTKGSAETTESRTLNKKAKSKSLELQYPTLKFEDVGGNEETLTDVCKLLIHMRHPEVYQQLGMVPPRGFLLHGPPGCGKTLLAQAVAGELELPMLKVSAPELVSGVSGESEQKLRELFDLAVSSAPCILFIDEIDAITPKREVASKDMERRIVAQLLTCMDDLNSLTVMAQVLVIGATNRPDSLDPALRRAGRFDREICLGIPDEAARLRILKTLCRKLKLPEDFDYQQLARLTPGYVGADLMALCREAAMSAVNRVLLELRGQSQSSSTELLTNSVQTETVMMEGEVREQQPTDINPEPQEESGQNHVEGELWHLLQLLKNTETLSEEELAGLSILMSDFKASLASVQPSAKREGFATVPDVTWEDVGALQDIREDLTMAILAPVRSPEQFKALGLSAPSGVLLAGPPGCGKTLLAKAVANESGLNFISVKGPELLNMYVGESERAVRQVFQRGRNSAPCVIFFDEVDALCPRRSGHESGASVRVVNQLLTEMDGLETRRQVFIMAATNRPDIIDPAILRPGRLDKTLYVGLPPPADRHAILLTITKGGTRPQLEQDVCLKEIAFDERCDCFTGADLTALVREASVNALRAYMKSQHSSASSPGHSFSSGSVTDIKVSKHNFDDAFKKVRPSVSKKVRKCKEHSECGVTCQT
- the nvl gene encoding nuclear valosin-containing protein-like isoform X2 — encoded protein: MKNRGGGYVDGRLRQRVEQYLSTCTSQYVDLSAMALELQKQYRMEYGRRNKTAFRIQVERVYEAITKESGLNDLESKHLAKRAKHSHNDTGEGSSSSNSEESSDSDDQILENTPTNHMNSSLTSLYRKGQPDSNTSSPRRDQSAASVPPSAASLPPSAGTLVSTGGWFIDRGRGPEKSNIFIDLCEEEPTNTATNTDVSMLEPEKYPKKTKKRTKGSAETTESRTLNKKAKSKSLELQYPTLKFEDVGGNEETLTDVCKLLIHMRHPEVYQQLGMVPPRGFLLHGPPGCGKTLLAQAVAGELELPMLKVSAPELVSGVSGESEQKLRELFDLAVSSAPCILFIDEIDAITPKREVASKDMERRIVAQLLTCMDDLNSLTVMAQVLVIGATNRPDSLDPALRRAGRFDREICLGIPDEAARLRILKTLCRKLKLPEDFDYQQLARLTPGYVGADLMALCREAAMSAVNRVLLELRGQSQSSSTELLTNSVQTETVMMEGEVREQQPTDINPEPQEESGQNHVEQGELWHLLQLLKNTETLSEEELAGLSILMSDFKASLASVQPSAKREGFATVPDVTWEDVGALQDIREDLTMAILAPVRSPEQFKALGLSAPSGVLLAGPPGCGKTLLAKAVANESGLNFISVKGPELLNMYVGESERAVRQVFQRGRNSAPCVIFFDEVDALCPRRSGHESGASVRVVNQLLTEMDGLETRRQVFIMAATNRPDIIDPAILRPGRLDKTLYVGLPPPADRHAILLTITKGGTRPQLEQDVCLKEIAFDERCDCFTGADLTALVREASVNALRAYMKSQHSSASSPGHSFSSGSVTDIKVSKHNFDDAFKKVRPSVSKKVRKCKEHSECGVTCQT